From Cognatishimia sp. WU-CL00825, a single genomic window includes:
- the lptE gene encoding LPS assembly lipoprotein LptE: MSSFKRRSILMMAAGPLLLAGCGFTPVYGPNGSGHRLHGQIAVDAPEDSDGFELVRQLEYRLGQPGLPRYGLSLGLITTEEGVALTSDNRTTRREVIGTATYALRDLDSKAVVISGKVDSFTGYSTTGSTVSELAAARDARRRLMVILADLITNRLLARAGDLPA, from the coding sequence ATGTCGTCGTTTAAGCGCCGTAGTATTTTGATGATGGCCGCCGGCCCGCTTTTGCTGGCGGGCTGCGGCTTTACCCCTGTCTATGGTCCAAACGGGTCGGGCCATCGCCTGCACGGCCAGATTGCAGTGGATGCCCCCGAAGACAGCGATGGGTTCGAACTGGTGCGCCAGCTGGAATATCGCCTGGGGCAACCGGGTCTGCCGCGCTATGGGCTGTCGCTGGGATTGATCACCACCGAAGAAGGTGTGGCGCTGACCTCTGACAACCGCACAACCCGGCGCGAGGTCATCGGCACCGCCACCTATGCGCTGCGTGATCTGGACAGCAAAGCCGTGGTGATCAGCGGCAAAGTGGACAGCTTCACTGGCTACTCTACAACTGGGTCTACGGTGTCAGAACTGGCGGCGGCACGGGATGCGCGCCGACGGTTGATGGTGATTCTGGCAGATCTTATCACCAACCGTCTTTTGGCGCGCGCCGGCGACCTGCCCGCATGA
- the holA gene encoding DNA polymerase III subunit delta, with product MKLATRDANRYFSKPDPSRTGLLIYGPDAMRVALKRQEVITALIGPQGEEEMRLTRIPAASLRKDPAQLIDAIKAVSFFPGPRVAFVEDANDTAAPAILAALEDWQQEDAQIIVTAGQLKASSKIRKAFESHANAYATAIYNDPPSRDEIEADLAKAGLRNIDREAMTDLSNLARELDPGDFRQTIEKLALYKYQDDSPATSEDVIACAPTSTEAALDDVLNIVAEGRAQEIGPVMAKLQAQGTQPVGLCIGATRHFRALYTAASDPGGAAQGISRMRPPIFGPRRDRMLRQAQGWGAAKLEQALTILTDTDLQLRSAGQTAPAMALVERAFLRLSMLAKR from the coding sequence ATGAAACTGGCGACCCGCGACGCCAACCGGTATTTCAGCAAACCGGATCCCAGCCGCACGGGTTTGTTGATATATGGGCCCGATGCCATGCGTGTGGCGCTGAAACGCCAAGAGGTGATCACAGCACTCATTGGTCCTCAGGGCGAAGAGGAAATGCGTCTGACCCGCATTCCGGCGGCATCTTTGCGCAAAGACCCCGCCCAACTGATCGACGCCATCAAAGCCGTCAGTTTCTTTCCGGGCCCGCGCGTGGCCTTTGTCGAAGACGCAAATGACACCGCTGCCCCGGCGATATTGGCCGCCCTTGAAGACTGGCAACAAGAGGACGCGCAAATCATTGTCACCGCGGGTCAGCTCAAAGCCAGCTCCAAAATTCGCAAGGCCTTTGAAAGCCATGCCAACGCCTATGCCACCGCGATCTATAATGATCCGCCCAGCCGCGATGAAATCGAGGCCGATCTGGCCAAGGCTGGCCTTCGCAATATCGATCGCGAGGCGATGACGGATCTGAGCAACCTGGCCCGCGAGCTGGACCCCGGTGATTTCAGACAGACCATCGAAAAACTTGCCCTGTATAAATACCAAGACGACAGTCCGGCCACCTCAGAAGACGTAATCGCCTGTGCGCCCACCTCTACCGAGGCCGCTCTGGATGATGTGTTAAATATTGTGGCCGAAGGACGGGCGCAGGAAATCGGCCCGGTGATGGCAAAACTTCAGGCCCAGGGCACGCAGCCGGTGGGGCTGTGTATTGGGGCCACCCGGCATTTTCGCGCGCTGTATACGGCGGCTTCTGATCCCGGCGGCGCAGCACAGGGCATTTCCCGCATGCGCCCGCCGATCTTTGGTCCCAGACGCGACCGTATGTTGCGCCAGGCCCAGGGCTGGGGCGCAGCAAAACTGGAACAAGCTCTGACCATCCTGACCGATACTGATCTGCAACTGCGCAGCGCCGGTCAAACCGCCCCCGCCATGGCCTTGGTCGAACGCGCCTTTCTCAGGCTCTCAATGCTGGCAAAACGCTAA
- a CDS encoding GFA family protein — protein MSVTGACLCGAVRYTLKDKPKETGACHCDMCRRWSGGVFMSVKCKAEEVTLDGQKHIGRFKSSDWAERCFCNRCGSVLFYRVTASGPYHDDHHFGFGTLDNPNGIPMTSEIYIDKKPDGFAFKGDHHTMTEAEVIAMFAPKD, from the coding sequence ATGTCTGTAACCGGGGCCTGCCTGTGTGGTGCGGTGCGTTATACGCTGAAAGATAAGCCCAAAGAGACCGGCGCGTGTCATTGCGATATGTGCCGTCGCTGGAGCGGCGGTGTGTTTATGTCGGTCAAATGCAAGGCCGAAGAGGTGACGCTGGACGGGCAAAAGCACATTGGGCGCTTTAAAAGCTCTGACTGGGCAGAGCGGTGTTTTTGTAACCGATGTGGCAGCGTGCTGTTTTACCGGGTGACCGCGTCAGGTCCCTATCATGACGATCATCACTTTGGCTTTGGCACGCTGGACAACCCAAATGGCATCCCCATGACCAGTGAAATCTATATTGATAAGAAACCCGATGGCTTTGCCTTTAAAGGCGATCACCACACAATGACCGAAGCCGAAGTCATCGCGATGTTTGCCCCGAAAGACTGA
- a CDS encoding glutathione S-transferase C-terminal domain-containing protein, with protein sequence MGVMVQGHYHSEDPGPETSAGGAYQRETTTIRNWIANNGAFPPASGRYHLYAAWSCPWAHRALLARVILGLQDDIGVSFAAPRRTDQGWVFAPEGRFADPLNGIAAIHELYARQKPAFTGRLTVPVLWDKDSQQIVSNESADIIRMLGVFPGVPDLYPAQHQAEIDQWNTLIYKNLNNGVYRAGFARSQEAYETGVTQVFETLDHLEAHLAHRDWIVSDQMTEVDLRLFPTLARFDVAYVGAFKCNIHRLVDYPNLWAYARRIYAMPGVASTVDFDIIKGGYYSPSALRNPLGIVPVGPKVNWQL encoded by the coding sequence ATGGGCGTTATGGTTCAAGGCCACTATCACAGCGAAGATCCCGGACCAGAAACCTCTGCCGGCGGCGCGTATCAACGGGAAACAACAACCATCCGCAATTGGATAGCCAACAACGGTGCTTTCCCGCCCGCATCGGGACGCTATCATCTTTATGCCGCCTGGAGCTGCCCCTGGGCGCACCGGGCCTTGTTGGCGCGCGTCATTCTGGGCTTGCAGGACGACATCGGTGTGAGCTTTGCCGCCCCGCGCCGCACCGATCAAGGATGGGTCTTTGCGCCCGAGGGACGCTTTGCAGATCCCTTGAACGGCATTGCCGCCATTCACGAATTATATGCCCGACAAAAACCTGCCTTTACCGGGCGTCTGACTGTGCCCGTTTTGTGGGATAAGGACAGCCAACAAATCGTTTCAAATGAAAGCGCTGATATCATACGCATGTTAGGGGTCTTCCCAGGGGTGCCCGATCTTTATCCAGCTCAGCATCAAGCAGAGATCGATCAATGGAACACGCTGATTTACAAAAACTTGAACAACGGCGTCTATCGTGCCGGGTTTGCCCGCAGCCAAGAGGCTTATGAAACGGGTGTCACCCAGGTGTTTGAAACACTCGATCACCTAGAAGCGCATTTGGCACATCGCGATTGGATCGTGTCCGACCAGATGACAGAGGTCGACCTGCGGTTATTTCCAACGCTGGCGCGGTTTGATGTGGCCTATGTAGGGGCGTTCAAATGCAATATCCACCGTCTGGTTGATTACCCAAATCTATGGGCCTATGCGCGGCGTATCTATGCGATGCCGGGCGTGGCAAGCACTGTTGATTTTGACATCATCAAAGGCGGATATTATTCCCCCTCTGCGCTGCGCAACCCGCTGGGAATTGTCCCGGTAGGGCCTAAGGTTAACTGGCAGCTTTAG
- a CDS encoding TIGR03862 family flavoprotein has translation MKTALIIGAGPAGLMAADVLSAKGHRVVVAEAKPSVGRKLLMAGKSGLNLTKSEGFDAFLAAYAEAAPMLRPMLSQFGPQQVQDWAQGLGQEVFTGSTGRVFPRAMKASPLLRAWLTRLAAQSVEIQTRMRWIGRSDGFQFDTPEGTRSLTPDVCVLACGGASWARLGSDGEWAKYADAPVAPFQPANMGFLVDWSPHMAKHFGSPLKGVALSAGGLHSRGECVVSRAGLEGGGIYMVSRAMRDGAGLLIDLLPDLSLPELRRRLARPRGKASLSNFLRKAAKLDPVKQALLMEFGRPLPDDLAPLIKALPLQHLGPQPMDLAISTAGGLRFDALDQTLMIRDQPGVFAAGEMLDWEAPTGGYLLTACLATGRWAGQGAAAFLDQS, from the coding sequence ATGAAAACCGCGTTGATCATTGGGGCTGGGCCCGCAGGGCTGATGGCCGCAGATGTGCTCTCGGCCAAGGGCCATCGCGTGGTGGTAGCCGAGGCCAAGCCAAGCGTTGGGCGCAAGCTGTTGATGGCGGGTAAATCCGGCCTGAATCTCACAAAGTCCGAAGGGTTTGACGCCTTTCTGGCCGCTTATGCAGAGGCCGCGCCAATGCTGCGCCCGATGCTCTCGCAATTTGGGCCCCAGCAGGTGCAGGACTGGGCGCAGGGTCTGGGCCAAGAGGTGTTTACCGGATCTACCGGCCGCGTGTTTCCCAGGGCGATGAAAGCCTCACCGCTGTTGCGGGCCTGGCTGACCAGATTGGCGGCGCAAAGCGTAGAGATTCAAACGCGGATGCGTTGGATTGGCCGCTCTGATGGATTTCAGTTTGACACCCCAGAAGGCACGCGCTCCCTGACGCCAGATGTCTGTGTGTTGGCTTGCGGCGGCGCAAGCTGGGCCAGGTTGGGCTCTGATGGGGAATGGGCAAAATACGCTGACGCGCCGGTTGCGCCCTTTCAACCCGCCAATATGGGGTTTCTGGTGGATTGGTCCCCGCATATGGCCAAGCATTTTGGCAGCCCGCTCAAAGGCGTGGCGCTCAGTGCCGGGGGGCTGCACAGTCGCGGAGAATGCGTGGTGTCGCGCGCGGGACTGGAGGGCGGCGGGATCTATATGGTGTCGCGTGCCATGCGTGATGGCGCAGGCTTGTTGATTGATCTGTTGCCAGACCTGTCCTTGCCAGAACTGCGCCGTCGCTTGGCGCGCCCGCGCGGCAAGGCAAGCCTGTCAAATTTCCTGCGCAAAGCCGCCAAACTTGACCCGGTGAAACAGGCGCTGTTGATGGAGTTTGGACGGCCTTTGCCCGACGATCTTGCCCCTTTGATCAAAGCTTTGCCGCTCCAGCATTTGGGGCCGCAACCAATGGATCTGGCAATCTCGACGGCGGGTGGATTGCGGTTTGATGCGCTGGACCAAACCCTTATGATCCGTGATCAGCCCGGGGTATTTGCTGCAGGCGAGATGCTGGATTGGGAGGCCCCAACCGGCGGCTATTTATTGACCGCCTGTCTGGCAACCGGCCGCTGGGCCGGGCAGGGGGCGGCTGCCTTTTTGGATCAAAGCTAA
- a CDS encoding mechanosensitive ion channel domain-containing protein, with product MEQSEIMQQALAYGQQGWEIAKGWLLSPAAWSQFALLVAAFLVALWVTRRLRPILTKLLTPAEDQQGLLAKARRFILQFVPLLLPLLAYGLTGVGENITRSVFGSGAVIAFGNRLILFLAVRILVKDVVQDSFLKVLGKYLLLPVALIHALGLLAPTMAKLDATVIPLGNLSFSLLFLVRFAIVGGAIFWLGRWSNAQSTALIQSQKEMRPAMRELATKAAEIVIFGIAFLLLMNIMGISLTSLAVLGGAIGVGLGFGLQKIASNFISGVILLLEGQATVGDYVELDGGEAGTIVKMTARAAILETFDGRWIVVPNEDFITTRVVNYSDSGSANRYEAPFSVSYDTDINLVPDIIEAAVAKLDFVLQDPDGPDCELRGFGDSGIDFALEFWVNGIDDGKNKFTPKVLFAIWNALKEHNIEIPYPHRTVELRGELTTKSG from the coding sequence ATGGAGCAGTCCGAAATAATGCAACAGGCGCTGGCCTATGGGCAGCAAGGCTGGGAGATCGCCAAAGGCTGGCTGTTAAGCCCAGCCGCATGGTCGCAATTTGCGCTTTTGGTAGCGGCGTTTCTGGTGGCGCTTTGGGTGACCCGCCGGCTGCGCCCTATTCTGACAAAACTTTTAACGCCAGCCGAAGATCAACAGGGTCTGCTGGCCAAGGCCCGGCGGTTTATTCTGCAATTTGTCCCGTTGCTGTTGCCTTTGCTGGCCTATGGGCTGACAGGCGTCGGCGAGAATATCACCCGCAGTGTCTTTGGGTCTGGGGCTGTGATCGCTTTTGGCAATCGGTTGATCTTGTTTTTGGCGGTGCGCATTCTGGTCAAAGACGTGGTGCAAGACAGCTTTTTGAAGGTCTTGGGCAAGTATCTGTTGCTGCCAGTTGCCTTGATCCACGCGCTGGGTTTGTTGGCCCCGACCATGGCCAAACTGGATGCCACGGTTATTCCGCTGGGCAATCTTAGTTTTTCGCTGTTGTTTCTGGTGCGCTTTGCCATCGTTGGTGGGGCCATCTTTTGGCTGGGCCGCTGGTCAAATGCGCAATCAACCGCGCTGATCCAAAGCCAAAAAGAAATGCGTCCGGCCATGCGCGAATTGGCCACCAAAGCCGCAGAGATCGTGATTTTTGGCATCGCCTTTTTGTTGCTTATGAACATCATGGGCATATCGCTGACCTCGCTGGCGGTGTTGGGCGGTGCGATTGGTGTGGGGCTTGGCTTTGGTCTGCAAAAGATCGCGTCTAACTTTATCTCGGGTGTGATCTTGTTGTTGGAAGGTCAGGCCACCGTGGGTGATTACGTAGAGCTGGATGGCGGCGAAGCGGGTACAATTGTGAAAATGACCGCCCGCGCGGCAATCCTTGAAACCTTTGATGGCCGCTGGATTGTGGTGCCCAACGAAGATTTCATCACCACCCGCGTGGTGAACTATTCAGACAGCGGCTCTGCCAACCGTTATGAGGCCCCGTTTTCAGTTAGCTATGACACCGATATCAACTTGGTGCCGGATATTATCGAGGCGGCTGTAGCCAAGCTTGATTTTGTGCTGCAAGACCCCGATGGCCCCGATTGCGAGTTGCGCGGCTTTGGCGACTCTGGCATCGATTTTGCGCTGGAATTCTGGGTGAACGGCATTGACGACGGCAAAAACAAATTCACGCCCAAGGTGTTGTTTGCCATTTGGAACGCGTTGAAAGAGCACAATATTGAAATCCCCTATCCGCATCGCACAGTTGAACTGCGTGGCGAATTGACAACGAAATCTGGGTGA
- a CDS encoding enoyl-CoA hydratase/isomerase family protein: MIALSKPEDGVWVVTLDRPEKANSLTEAMLSELAEIAEAATEVRLFILTGSGKVFSAGADLDAARAGLATSPLWERLSVAIAELPGLTIAALNGTLAGGAMGMALACDLRIAVPTAKVFYPVMKHGFLPQPSDPKRLGALVGPARTKLILMAGQKISAQEALTFGLVDRIVAPEDLMQTALSLGADTLSARSEIATAINAMCR, translated from the coding sequence ATGATTGCCCTGAGCAAACCAGAAGACGGCGTTTGGGTGGTCACGCTTGATCGCCCTGAAAAAGCAAATTCTTTGACCGAAGCCATGTTGAGCGAACTGGCAGAGATCGCCGAAGCTGCCACCGAGGTGCGTCTGTTCATCCTGACAGGCTCTGGCAAAGTGTTTTCGGCCGGCGCGGATCTGGACGCGGCCCGCGCCGGCCTTGCCACCAGCCCGCTTTGGGAGCGCTTATCCGTCGCCATCGCAGAGCTGCCCGGTCTTACCATTGCGGCCCTAAATGGCACTCTGGCAGGCGGGGCCATGGGCATGGCGCTGGCCTGTGATCTGCGCATTGCCGTGCCAACCGCCAAAGTGTTTTATCCAGTTATGAAACACGGGTTTTTACCGCAGCCTTCAGATCCCAAACGTCTAGGGGCCTTGGTCGGCCCCGCTCGGACAAAACTGATACTGATGGCCGGGCAGAAAATATCGGCCCAAGAGGCGCTGACATTTGGGCTGGTCGACCGGATTGTGGCCCCCGAAGACCTGATGCAAACAGCGCTGTCATTGGGTGCAGATACTCTGTCGGCCCGGTCAGAGATCGCGACTGCGATCAATGCCATGTGCCGTTAA
- a CDS encoding SDR family oxidoreductase has product MTNMQGKTVLITGASRGIGAACVRVFAEAGANVALVARDHEAIAELTSELGNKAMAIPCDVSRYWEVQKAVDACMQAFGGLDVLINNAGILKPISHLSTVDPDDWAHVIDVNLKGVFNGMRAALPAMIENGGGTILTIGSGASEKPYEGWSAYCASKAGALMLTKSVDVEARAKGIRAISLSPGTVATQMQRDIKVSEMNPVSQLNWEDHIPADWPAKALLWMCGPGADPYLGGQVSLRDEAIQKMAGLV; this is encoded by the coding sequence ATGACAAATATGCAGGGAAAAACTGTTCTCATCACCGGTGCGAGCCGCGGGATCGGAGCAGCTTGCGTGCGGGTTTTCGCCGAGGCTGGGGCCAATGTGGCTTTGGTTGCGCGCGATCACGAGGCGATTGCGGAACTGACAAGCGAACTGGGCAACAAAGCCATGGCGATTCCCTGCGATGTCAGCCGTTATTGGGAAGTGCAAAAAGCGGTTGATGCCTGCATGCAGGCCTTTGGCGGCCTGGACGTGCTGATCAACAACGCGGGTATCTTGAAACCAATCTCGCATTTGTCGACTGTTGATCCTGACGATTGGGCGCATGTGATTGACGTCAATCTTAAGGGCGTGTTCAACGGCATGCGCGCCGCCCTTCCAGCTATGATTGAAAACGGTGGCGGTACAATACTAACCATCGGCTCTGGGGCCTCTGAAAAACCCTACGAAGGTTGGAGCGCCTATTGCGCCTCAAAAGCCGGCGCATTGATGCTGACAAAATCGGTGGATGTCGAAGCACGCGCCAAAGGCATTCGCGCGATCAGCCTGTCGCCGGGCACGGTTGCCACCCAAATGCAGCGCGACATCAAGGTCAGCGAGATGAACCCAGTCAGCCAATTGAACTGGGAAGACCACATTCCGGCAGACTGGCCCGCCAAGGCGCTTTTGTGGATGTGTGGCCCCGGCGCAGACCCCTATTTGGGCGGTCAAGTGTCCCTGCGCGATGAAGCCATTCAGAAAATGGCAGGCCTGGTATGA
- a CDS encoding DUF2125 domain-containing protein, with protein sequence MTRWTQFAGTTALGCVFWASAASADVTAQDVWSDWRSYLTDYGYQVTATETTSGDTLTVADLKLAMEIPENEGRVMMQIPALTLTNQGNGTVLVQVPEIAHVLLDIETEDDEDFEASVSVDLSTAQYVASGEPNNMVFDYQATSADITLEKLVVDEEVMGNISFSLNLGDISGNTAMKKSDMRDISQEIRAETLSYDLRVVVPDEEGSLVVTGSSEDIVFDGTSLLPLVMDTENPANFFKGGANFAGKFSQGASKTEVTGSDDGKPFSAQIASASGEVEIGLTEGALRYDGGGKGLTVNIAGADIPFPLSFEMQEVGYKLMMPLLAKADAQDFGLGINLGGLAVPDVLWNLFDPANVLPRDPATLRFDVTGKTTLMTDLVDPEIEQADEFPGELNALTLSDLQVSVAGADLTGSGDFTFDNSDMESFDGLPRPLGAAAFRLMGGNGLLDKLIQMGFVAEQDAMGARMMMGLFATAGPAEDELNSRIEVNEQGHVLANGQRIK encoded by the coding sequence ATGACACGTTGGACTCAATTTGCAGGGACCACGGCATTGGGCTGCGTTTTTTGGGCTTCGGCGGCAAGCGCTGATGTCACAGCACAGGATGTCTGGAGCGATTGGCGCAGCTATCTTACCGATTATGGATATCAAGTGACCGCGACGGAAACCACATCTGGTGACACGCTGACCGTTGCTGATTTGAAGCTGGCCATGGAGATACCGGAAAACGAAGGTCGGGTCATGATGCAGATCCCCGCCTTGACTCTGACCAATCAAGGCAATGGCACAGTTCTGGTGCAGGTCCCCGAGATCGCGCACGTCTTGCTGGATATCGAAACCGAGGACGATGAGGACTTCGAAGCCAGTGTTTCTGTGGATCTGAGCACGGCGCAATATGTTGCGTCAGGCGAACCGAATAATATGGTTTTTGATTATCAAGCAACCTCTGCGGATATCACATTGGAAAAGCTGGTGGTTGATGAAGAGGTGATGGGGAACATCAGCTTTAGCCTGAACCTTGGCGACATCAGCGGCAATACCGCGATGAAAAAATCCGATATGCGCGATATTTCACAAGAAATTCGCGCGGAAACACTGAGCTATGATTTACGCGTTGTTGTGCCCGACGAAGAGGGCAGCCTGGTTGTCACAGGCAGCAGCGAAGATATCGTGTTTGATGGCACAAGCCTTTTGCCGCTTGTGATGGATACGGAGAACCCGGCGAATTTCTTCAAAGGCGGTGCTAACTTTGCAGGGAAATTCAGTCAGGGTGCCTCAAAAACAGAGGTCACCGGCTCGGATGATGGAAAGCCTTTTAGCGCACAGATCGCATCTGCGTCTGGCGAAGTCGAAATTGGGCTGACAGAGGGTGCATTGCGCTATGACGGCGGGGGCAAAGGCTTGACCGTCAATATTGCAGGGGCTGATATCCCCTTCCCCCTGTCGTTTGAAATGCAGGAGGTTGGCTATAAATTGATGATGCCGCTTTTGGCCAAGGCTGATGCGCAAGACTTTGGACTGGGCATCAACCTGGGTGGGCTGGCTGTGCCTGATGTGTTGTGGAACCTGTTTGATCCGGCCAATGTATTGCCGCGTGATCCTGCAACCCTACGGTTTGACGTGACCGGCAAGACCACATTGATGACAGACCTAGTGGACCCTGAAATTGAACAGGCAGATGAGTTTCCGGGTGAATTGAACGCTTTGACCCTGAGCGATCTGCAAGTGTCGGTTGCCGGAGCTGATCTGACCGGATCAGGTGACTTTACCTTTGACAACAGCGACATGGAAAGCTTTGACGGCTTGCCACGTCCACTGGGGGCGGCGGCGTTCCGTTTGATGGGCGGCAACGGGTTGTTGGATAAGCTGATCCAGATGGGTTTTGTCGCAGAACAAGATGCGATGGGTGCGCGGATGATGATGGGCTTGTTTGCCACTGCTGGACCAGCCGAAGACGAGCTGAATTCACGGATCGAAGTGAACGAGCAAGGGCATGTTTTGGCCAATGGGCAGCGTATCAAATAA
- a CDS encoding TldD/PmbA family protein, whose protein sequence is MSKTLDDLAQRLLKAAQLAGADAADAMAVQGTSVSIDVRAGKLENAERSEGTDIGLRVFVGQRQANVSASDTRDETLTTMAERAVAMAKEAPEDPHIGLADPGQLVKSWDLDALELCDPAPEPAPEALQRDAAEAEAAALSVAGISQVQSASAGYGATQVHLAASNGFSGGYARTDRGTSCVAIAGTGAEMERDYDGDGRIFQSDLRAARDIGRSAAERALARQNAKQPPTGTFPVLFDERISSSLIGHLLGAANGASVARGSSWLLDALGQEVLPKHLSIIEDPYRARVSGSRPFDAEGLATQKRAIVQDGVLTGWTLDLANGRKLGMDSTANAARGVGGPPSPSIWNIALTQGDQSRAALIKDMGTGLIVTSMMGSTINPNTGDYSRGASGLWVENGEITHAVNECTIAGNLRDMLRRIIPANDARAHLSRVVPSLLIEDMILAGS, encoded by the coding sequence ATGAGCAAAACTTTGGATGACTTGGCGCAGCGACTTTTGAAGGCGGCGCAATTGGCTGGCGCAGATGCCGCTGACGCGATGGCGGTACAGGGCACTTCGGTGTCTATAGACGTGCGTGCCGGCAAACTAGAAAACGCAGAACGTTCCGAAGGAACAGATATCGGCTTGCGGGTTTTCGTTGGCCAAAGACAAGCGAATGTGTCGGCCTCTGACACCCGCGACGAAACCTTGACCACCATGGCCGAACGCGCAGTAGCGATGGCCAAGGAAGCCCCCGAAGACCCACATATCGGCTTGGCTGACCCCGGCCAGTTGGTAAAATCCTGGGATCTTGATGCGCTGGAACTGTGTGATCCAGCCCCCGAACCTGCACCGGAAGCGTTACAGCGCGATGCGGCAGAAGCAGAAGCCGCCGCACTTTCTGTTGCCGGCATTTCACAGGTTCAGTCTGCTTCTGCGGGCTATGGGGCCACACAGGTGCATTTGGCCGCGAGCAATGGGTTTTCCGGCGGATATGCCCGCACAGATCGAGGGACCTCTTGCGTGGCCATTGCTGGCACGGGTGCCGAAATGGAGCGAGATTACGATGGCGATGGCCGGATCTTTCAGTCTGATTTGCGCGCCGCACGCGATATTGGCCGCAGCGCCGCGGAACGGGCTTTGGCGCGCCAGAATGCCAAGCAGCCGCCAACCGGTACGTTTCCGGTATTGTTTGACGAGCGCATTTCCAGTTCTTTGATCGGGCATCTGTTGGGCGCCGCCAACGGGGCCTCGGTGGCGCGCGGATCAAGCTGGTTGCTGGACGCCTTGGGCCAAGAGGTATTGCCCAAGCATCTGTCAATTATCGAAGACCCGTATCGCGCGCGCGTGTCGGGGTCTCGGCCCTTTGACGCCGAAGGTCTGGCGACCCAAAAGCGCGCGATTGTGCAGGATGGTGTGTTGACCGGATGGACGCTTGATTTGGCAAATGGGCGCAAGTTGGGCATGGACAGCACCGCCAATGCGGCGCGTGGTGTCGGCGGCCCTCCTTCGCCGAGCATCTGGAATATTGCCCTGACCCAAGGAGATCAAAGCCGCGCGGCGCTGATCAAAGATATGGGAACCGGCCTGATCGTGACCTCTATGATGGGATCCACGATCAATCCCAATACTGGCGATTATTCACGCGGGGCATCGGGGCTATGGGTAGAGAATGGCGAAATCACCCATGCGGTGAACGAATGCACGATCGCGGGCAATCTGCGTGACATGCTGCGGCGGATCATTCCGGCAAACGACGCCCGCGCACATCTGAGCCGCGTGGTGCCGTCCCTGTTGATCGAGGATATGATCCTTGCCGGGAGCTGA
- a CDS encoding 3'(2'),5'-bisphosphate nucleotidase CysQ: MPGADLTLLIEAAKEAGRIATKFSGPTAQVWDKPDGAGPVTEADLAVNKMLEAELLTARPDYGWLSEESAHNDARQDADRVFIIDPIDGTRSFIAGAPTWAHSLAIARQGKVTAAVVYLPMCDKLYCAEAGRGAFLNDGALTVGSRADLSGADVLAARPAMEAKNWKSLPEISRHHRPSLAYRLSLVAEGRYDAMLTLRKTWEWDIAAGDLILREAGASTSDKFGRPLIFNNPDPRLRGMVAANGALHGQILDALI; the protein is encoded by the coding sequence TTGCCGGGAGCTGACCTGACGCTCTTGATAGAGGCGGCCAAAGAGGCTGGGCGTATTGCCACCAAATTCAGTGGGCCAACTGCGCAGGTTTGGGACAAGCCAGACGGCGCTGGCCCGGTCACCGAAGCTGATTTGGCGGTGAACAAGATGTTGGAAGCGGAGCTGCTGACGGCACGGCCTGACTATGGTTGGTTGTCAGAAGAAAGCGCCCACAACGACGCGCGCCAGGACGCGGACCGGGTTTTTATCATTGATCCCATTGACGGCACCCGCAGCTTTATCGCCGGGGCACCGACCTGGGCGCATTCATTGGCGATTGCCAGGCAAGGCAAGGTCACGGCGGCGGTTGTCTATTTGCCCATGTGTGACAAGCTGTATTGTGCAGAGGCTGGGCGGGGCGCGTTTTTGAACGATGGCGCGTTGACGGTTGGGTCACGCGCGGACCTGAGCGGCGCGGATGTTTTGGCCGCGCGCCCGGCAATGGAGGCCAAGAACTGGAAATCACTTCCCGAGATTTCACGGCATCATCGCCCCTCGCTCGCCTATCGTTTGTCGTTGGTTGCTGAGGGGCGTTATGACGCCATGCTGACACTGCGCAAAACTTGGGAATGGGATATTGCAGCGGGGGATTTGATCTTGCGCGAGGCTGGGGCCAGCACGTCAGACAAGTTTGGCAGACCGTTGATTTTCAATAATCCCGACCCACGCCTGCGCGGTATGGTGGCGGCCAATGGGGCCTTACATGGCCAGATTCTGGACGCACTGATCTAG